The following coding sequences are from one Humulus lupulus chromosome X, drHumLupu1.1, whole genome shotgun sequence window:
- the LOC133805113 gene encoding uncharacterized protein LOC133805113, with product MLLKKVQKILVPMKDVENNHWILAVIHCQKGCASVWDSVSGRYRTRVRTHILSELLKKLDVLLHTTMGSARVGGPVFSLFSVVPSGQVPQQDNGHDCGVFVMKFMEWIVDGESPPKSSKVEDAARLDIAIDILTCESNRLRLGVKDNAATYYKACLSSVEKSPDLKERSCYPPKASAVPPMLSTKKARDKHWSKLGKRKRKN from the exons ATGCTGCTCAAGAAAGTGCAGAAG ATCCTAGTGCCAATGAAGGATGTCGAAAACAATCATTGGATACTAGCCGTTATACACTGCCAGAAAGGTTGTGCAAGCGTGTGGGACTCAGTGTCTGGTCGATATAGGACACGGGTCAGGACACATATACTAAGCGAACTG TTAAAGAAGCTTGACGTGTTGCTTCATACGACCATGGGTAGTGCTCGTGTTGGTGGTCCCGTTTTTTCCCTTTTTAGTGTAGTGCCCTCTGGTCAAGTACCTCAGCAAGATAATGGTCATGACTGTGGTGTTTTTGTCATGAAGTTTATGGAGTGGATTGTGGATGGGGAATCACCCCCGAAGTCCTCT AAAGTTGAGGATGCTGCTAGACTCGACATTGCAATCGATATCTTGACCTGTGAGTCCAATAGGCTTCGATTGGGAGTGAAAGATAACGCAGCGACTTATTATAAAGCTTGTTTAAGTAGCGTTGAGAAATCCCCTGACTTAAAAGAACGGTCTTGTTATCCTCCAAAAGCTTCGGCTGTACCTCCCATGCTATCAACGAAAAAGGCTAGAGACAAACACTGGTCCAAGTTGGGTAAGAGAAAAAGGAAGAACTGA
- the LOC133804166 gene encoding uncharacterized aarF domain-containing protein kinase At1g71810, chloroplastic isoform X3 yields the protein MPHLLQSSLSLPPFPANFSKPHSLRHRSPPSQSIVLPRSRRRLRSFLRPASASGDVDAFTEKSGYLFELSVSEADSLAAYDISKIADIFKRRPFLVARRLFQIGTTFGKWFALRYVDSLMERSDQMFEVRAAELRKILVELGPAYIKIAQAVSSRADLIPPSYLEELSLLQDQISPFSTQDAITIIEQELGLQIDDIFSEISPEPVAAASLGQVYQARLLQKGQLVAVKVQRPGVQAAISLDILILRYLARLIKRAGKLNTDLQAVVDEWASSLFREMDYRQEAQNGVKFRQLYGNIPDVVVPEMYVGLTTRRVLIMEWVEGQKLSGVKDLSLIEVGVYCSFNQLLEYGFYHADPHPGNLLRTNDGKLAYIDFGMMGEFKQELRDGFIEACLHLVNRDFESLARDFITLGLIPPTADKVAVTKALTGVFQNAVAKGVSNVSFSDLSGNLGVTMYKFKFRIPSYFSLVIRSLAVLEGIAISSNPDYKVLGSTYPWIARKVLTDSSPKLKSSLQSLLYKEGVFRIDRLESLLSESLRARTGKDLVQNQKGADSRVVIKQVLSFMLTEKGSFVRDMLLQELAKGLDALGLALSSAATARLPLGITLSSSRMTEEDKTNLRTLYRLLLLMSKVQETGNSRRGVGVGVGQQKNEEINLEDVSSVLNQLASIDEVLPILSIIPELPPESQQRLLNLPVDLSGRLISRAAARTIRRVFV from the exons ATGCCACACCTCCTCCAATCTTCGCTTTCTCTCCCTCCGTTTCCCGCCAATTTCTCCAAACCACACTCCCTCCGCCACCGATCGCCGCCCTCTCAATCCATCGTTCTCCCTCGCTCCCGCCGCCGCCTCCGCTCCTTTCTCCGGCCAGCCTCTGCTTCCGGAGATGTCGACGCCTTCACGGAAAAGTCTGGTTACCTCTTCGAGCTTAGCGTGTCCGAGGCCGATTCTTTGGCCGCGTACGATATCTCCAAAATCGCCGATATATTCAAACGCAGGCCGTTCCTTGTCGCTCGTCGACTATTCCAGATTGGTACCACTTTCGGCAAGTGGTTCGCGCTTCGCTACGTTGATAGCCTCATGGAGCGGTCCGATCAAATGTTCGAG GTTAGAGCTGCAGAACTTCGGAAAATATTGGTAGAACTTGGCCCG GCATATATCAAAATTGCTCAGGCAGTCTCTTCTCGAGCT GATTTGATTCCACCGTCATATTTGGAAGAGCTTTCGCTGTTGCAAGATCAAATATCTCCCTTCTCTACTCAAGATGCTATCACCATAATAGAGCAAGAGCTTGGTTTACAGATAGATGATATCTTTTCAGAGATTTCACCAGAGCCTGTAGCTGCAGCATCCCTGGGGCAG GTTTATCAAGCTAGGCTTCTCCAAAAGGGACAGCTTGTTGCAGTCAAAGTACAACGGCCTGGAGTACAAGCTGCTATTTCCTTAGATATATTAATATTGCGTTACCTTGCAAGACTGATAAAAAGAGCAGGAAAATTGAATACAGATCTTCAG GCAGTTGTTGATGAGTGGGCATCAAGTCTTTTTCGG GAGATGGACTATAGGCAAGAAGCGCAGAATGGTGtcaagtttag ACAGCTGTATGGTAATATACCTGATGTTGTGGTACCAGAAATGTATGTGGGACTAACAACACGCCGGGTTCTAATTATGGAGTGGGTGGAG GGGCAAAAGCTGTCAGGTGTGAAGGATCTGTCCTTGATTGAG GTGGGAGTTTACTGCTCGTTCAATCAACTTTTAGAGTATGGCTTCTACCATGCAGATCCACACCCTGGAAACCTTCTTCGAACAAATGATGGAAAACTTGCCTATATAG ATTTTGGTATGATGGGTGAATTTAAACAAGAACTCCGTGATGGCTTCATTGAAGCTTGTTTACACCTTGTAAACCGTGACTTTGAATCATTGGCTAGGGACTTCATCACACTAGG CCTTATACCACCAACTGCAGACAAAGTGGCTGTAACAAAGGCTTTAACAG GTGTTTTCCAAAATGCTGTTGCGAAAGGTGTGAGCAATGTTAGTTTCAGTGACCTCTCAGGAAACTTAGGAGTCACTAT GTATAAGTTCAAATTCAGAATtccttcatatttttctcttgtCATTCGAAG CCTTGCTGTATTGGAAGGAATTGCCATCAGTTCCAATCCAGATTATAAAGTTTTAGGCAGTACATACCCCTGGATTGCTAGAAAGGTACTAACTGATAGCTCACCCAAGTTGAAGTCATCTTTGCAATCACTTCTTTATAAG GAAGGTGTTTTTAGAATTGATCGATTGGAGTCTCTTCTATCTGAG TCCCTTCGTGCCAGAACAGGAAAGGACTTGGTTCAGAATCAAAAAGGTGCTGATTCCAGGGTGGTTATCAAGCAAGTCCTTTCCTTTATGCTAACTGAAAAG GGTTCTTTTGTGAGGGATATGCTACTTCAAGAATTGGCAAAG GGATTAGACGCACTTGGGCTAGCTTTATCTTCTGCAGCAACTGCAAGGCTCCCTCTTGGTATAACTTTATCATCATCCAGAATGACAGAGGAAGATAAAACTAACTTGAGAACCTTGTATCGCCTTTTGCTACTGATGTCGAAGGTTCAAGAAACAGGCAACTCGAGGAGG GGAGTTGGAGTTGGAGTTGGCCAACAAAAGAATGAAGAAATAAACTTGGAGGATGTCTCATCAGTGTTGAATCAACTTGCTTCCATTGATGAGGTTCTACCTATCCTTTCCATTATTCCCGAg CTTCCACCTGAATCACAACAGCGGTTGCTAAATCTTCCGGTGGATCTATCAGGGCGGTTAATTTCGCGGGCCGCCGCAAGGACTATCAGAAGAGTTTTTGTATAG
- the LOC133804166 gene encoding uncharacterized aarF domain-containing protein kinase At1g71810, chloroplastic isoform X2 yields the protein MPHLLQSSLSLPPFPANFSKPHSLRHRSPPSQSIVLPRSRRRLRSFLRPASASGDVDAFTEKSGYLFELSVSEADSLAAYDISKIADIFKRRPFLVARRLFQIGTTFGKWFALRYVDSLMERSDQMFEVRAAELRKILVELGPAYIKIAQAVSSRADLIPPSYLEELSLLQDQISPFSTQDAITIIEQELGLQIDDIFSEISPEPVAAASLGQVYQARLLQKGQLVAVKVQRPGVQAAISLDILILRYLARLIKRAGKLNTDLQAVVDEWASSLFRVNHIECRRWTIGKKRRMVSSLEMYVGLTTRRVLIMEWVEGQKLSGVKDLSLIEVGVYCSFNQLLEYGFYHADPHPGNLLRTNDGKLAYIDFGMMGEFKQELRDGFIEACLHLVNRDFESLARDFITLGLIPPTADKVAVTKALTGVFQNAVAKGVSNVSFSDLSGNLGVTMYKFKFRIPSYFSLVIRRYRNVFEMSNGPRLLLPYHLAVLEGIAISSNPDYKVLGSTYPWIARKVLTDSSPKLKSSLQSLLYKEGVFRIDRLESLLSESLRARTGKDLVQNQKGADSRVVIKQVLSFMLTEKGSFVRDMLLQELAKGLDALGLALSSAATARLPLGITLSSSRMTEEDKTNLRTLYRLLLLMSKVQETGNSRRGVGVGVGQQKNEEINLEDVSSVLNQLASIDEVLPILSIIPELPPESQQRLLNLPVDLSGRLISRAAARTIRRVFV from the exons ATGCCACACCTCCTCCAATCTTCGCTTTCTCTCCCTCCGTTTCCCGCCAATTTCTCCAAACCACACTCCCTCCGCCACCGATCGCCGCCCTCTCAATCCATCGTTCTCCCTCGCTCCCGCCGCCGCCTCCGCTCCTTTCTCCGGCCAGCCTCTGCTTCCGGAGATGTCGACGCCTTCACGGAAAAGTCTGGTTACCTCTTCGAGCTTAGCGTGTCCGAGGCCGATTCTTTGGCCGCGTACGATATCTCCAAAATCGCCGATATATTCAAACGCAGGCCGTTCCTTGTCGCTCGTCGACTATTCCAGATTGGTACCACTTTCGGCAAGTGGTTCGCGCTTCGCTACGTTGATAGCCTCATGGAGCGGTCCGATCAAATGTTCGAG GTTAGAGCTGCAGAACTTCGGAAAATATTGGTAGAACTTGGCCCG GCATATATCAAAATTGCTCAGGCAGTCTCTTCTCGAGCT GATTTGATTCCACCGTCATATTTGGAAGAGCTTTCGCTGTTGCAAGATCAAATATCTCCCTTCTCTACTCAAGATGCTATCACCATAATAGAGCAAGAGCTTGGTTTACAGATAGATGATATCTTTTCAGAGATTTCACCAGAGCCTGTAGCTGCAGCATCCCTGGGGCAG GTTTATCAAGCTAGGCTTCTCCAAAAGGGACAGCTTGTTGCAGTCAAAGTACAACGGCCTGGAGTACAAGCTGCTATTTCCTTAGATATATTAATATTGCGTTACCTTGCAAGACTGATAAAAAGAGCAGGAAAATTGAATACAGATCTTCAG GCAGTTGTTGATGAGTGGGCATCAAGTCTTTTTCGG GTAAATCACATTGAATGCAGGAGATGGACTATAGGCAAGAAGCGCAGAATGGTGtcaagtttag AAATGTATGTGGGACTAACAACACGCCGGGTTCTAATTATGGAGTGGGTGGAG GGGCAAAAGCTGTCAGGTGTGAAGGATCTGTCCTTGATTGAG GTGGGAGTTTACTGCTCGTTCAATCAACTTTTAGAGTATGGCTTCTACCATGCAGATCCACACCCTGGAAACCTTCTTCGAACAAATGATGGAAAACTTGCCTATATAG ATTTTGGTATGATGGGTGAATTTAAACAAGAACTCCGTGATGGCTTCATTGAAGCTTGTTTACACCTTGTAAACCGTGACTTTGAATCATTGGCTAGGGACTTCATCACACTAGG CCTTATACCACCAACTGCAGACAAAGTGGCTGTAACAAAGGCTTTAACAG GTGTTTTCCAAAATGCTGTTGCGAAAGGTGTGAGCAATGTTAGTTTCAGTGACCTCTCAGGAAACTTAGGAGTCACTAT GTATAAGTTCAAATTCAGAATtccttcatatttttctcttgtCATTCGAAGGTACCGAAATGTCTTTGAAATGTCTAATGGACCTCGTTTGCTGTTACCTTATCA CCTTGCTGTATTGGAAGGAATTGCCATCAGTTCCAATCCAGATTATAAAGTTTTAGGCAGTACATACCCCTGGATTGCTAGAAAGGTACTAACTGATAGCTCACCCAAGTTGAAGTCATCTTTGCAATCACTTCTTTATAAG GAAGGTGTTTTTAGAATTGATCGATTGGAGTCTCTTCTATCTGAG TCCCTTCGTGCCAGAACAGGAAAGGACTTGGTTCAGAATCAAAAAGGTGCTGATTCCAGGGTGGTTATCAAGCAAGTCCTTTCCTTTATGCTAACTGAAAAG GGTTCTTTTGTGAGGGATATGCTACTTCAAGAATTGGCAAAG GGATTAGACGCACTTGGGCTAGCTTTATCTTCTGCAGCAACTGCAAGGCTCCCTCTTGGTATAACTTTATCATCATCCAGAATGACAGAGGAAGATAAAACTAACTTGAGAACCTTGTATCGCCTTTTGCTACTGATGTCGAAGGTTCAAGAAACAGGCAACTCGAGGAGG GGAGTTGGAGTTGGAGTTGGCCAACAAAAGAATGAAGAAATAAACTTGGAGGATGTCTCATCAGTGTTGAATCAACTTGCTTCCATTGATGAGGTTCTACCTATCCTTTCCATTATTCCCGAg CTTCCACCTGAATCACAACAGCGGTTGCTAAATCTTCCGGTGGATCTATCAGGGCGGTTAATTTCGCGGGCCGCCGCAAGGACTATCAGAAGAGTTTTTGTATAG
- the LOC133804166 gene encoding uncharacterized aarF domain-containing protein kinase At1g71810, chloroplastic isoform X1, whose translation MPHLLQSSLSLPPFPANFSKPHSLRHRSPPSQSIVLPRSRRRLRSFLRPASASGDVDAFTEKSGYLFELSVSEADSLAAYDISKIADIFKRRPFLVARRLFQIGTTFGKWFALRYVDSLMERSDQMFEVRAAELRKILVELGPAYIKIAQAVSSRADLIPPSYLEELSLLQDQISPFSTQDAITIIEQELGLQIDDIFSEISPEPVAAASLGQVYQARLLQKGQLVAVKVQRPGVQAAISLDILILRYLARLIKRAGKLNTDLQAVVDEWASSLFREMDYRQEAQNGVKFRQLYGNIPDVVVPEMYVGLTTRRVLIMEWVEGQKLSGVKDLSLIEVGVYCSFNQLLEYGFYHADPHPGNLLRTNDGKLAYIDFGMMGEFKQELRDGFIEACLHLVNRDFESLARDFITLGLIPPTADKVAVTKALTGVFQNAVAKGVSNVSFSDLSGNLGVTMYKFKFRIPSYFSLVIRRYRNVFEMSNGPRLLLPYHLAVLEGIAISSNPDYKVLGSTYPWIARKVLTDSSPKLKSSLQSLLYKEGVFRIDRLESLLSESLRARTGKDLVQNQKGADSRVVIKQVLSFMLTEKGSFVRDMLLQELAKGLDALGLALSSAATARLPLGITLSSSRMTEEDKTNLRTLYRLLLLMSKVQETGNSRRGVGVGVGQQKNEEINLEDVSSVLNQLASIDEVLPILSIIPELPPESQQRLLNLPVDLSGRLISRAAARTIRRVFV comes from the exons ATGCCACACCTCCTCCAATCTTCGCTTTCTCTCCCTCCGTTTCCCGCCAATTTCTCCAAACCACACTCCCTCCGCCACCGATCGCCGCCCTCTCAATCCATCGTTCTCCCTCGCTCCCGCCGCCGCCTCCGCTCCTTTCTCCGGCCAGCCTCTGCTTCCGGAGATGTCGACGCCTTCACGGAAAAGTCTGGTTACCTCTTCGAGCTTAGCGTGTCCGAGGCCGATTCTTTGGCCGCGTACGATATCTCCAAAATCGCCGATATATTCAAACGCAGGCCGTTCCTTGTCGCTCGTCGACTATTCCAGATTGGTACCACTTTCGGCAAGTGGTTCGCGCTTCGCTACGTTGATAGCCTCATGGAGCGGTCCGATCAAATGTTCGAG GTTAGAGCTGCAGAACTTCGGAAAATATTGGTAGAACTTGGCCCG GCATATATCAAAATTGCTCAGGCAGTCTCTTCTCGAGCT GATTTGATTCCACCGTCATATTTGGAAGAGCTTTCGCTGTTGCAAGATCAAATATCTCCCTTCTCTACTCAAGATGCTATCACCATAATAGAGCAAGAGCTTGGTTTACAGATAGATGATATCTTTTCAGAGATTTCACCAGAGCCTGTAGCTGCAGCATCCCTGGGGCAG GTTTATCAAGCTAGGCTTCTCCAAAAGGGACAGCTTGTTGCAGTCAAAGTACAACGGCCTGGAGTACAAGCTGCTATTTCCTTAGATATATTAATATTGCGTTACCTTGCAAGACTGATAAAAAGAGCAGGAAAATTGAATACAGATCTTCAG GCAGTTGTTGATGAGTGGGCATCAAGTCTTTTTCGG GAGATGGACTATAGGCAAGAAGCGCAGAATGGTGtcaagtttag ACAGCTGTATGGTAATATACCTGATGTTGTGGTACCAGAAATGTATGTGGGACTAACAACACGCCGGGTTCTAATTATGGAGTGGGTGGAG GGGCAAAAGCTGTCAGGTGTGAAGGATCTGTCCTTGATTGAG GTGGGAGTTTACTGCTCGTTCAATCAACTTTTAGAGTATGGCTTCTACCATGCAGATCCACACCCTGGAAACCTTCTTCGAACAAATGATGGAAAACTTGCCTATATAG ATTTTGGTATGATGGGTGAATTTAAACAAGAACTCCGTGATGGCTTCATTGAAGCTTGTTTACACCTTGTAAACCGTGACTTTGAATCATTGGCTAGGGACTTCATCACACTAGG CCTTATACCACCAACTGCAGACAAAGTGGCTGTAACAAAGGCTTTAACAG GTGTTTTCCAAAATGCTGTTGCGAAAGGTGTGAGCAATGTTAGTTTCAGTGACCTCTCAGGAAACTTAGGAGTCACTAT GTATAAGTTCAAATTCAGAATtccttcatatttttctcttgtCATTCGAAGGTACCGAAATGTCTTTGAAATGTCTAATGGACCTCGTTTGCTGTTACCTTATCA CCTTGCTGTATTGGAAGGAATTGCCATCAGTTCCAATCCAGATTATAAAGTTTTAGGCAGTACATACCCCTGGATTGCTAGAAAGGTACTAACTGATAGCTCACCCAAGTTGAAGTCATCTTTGCAATCACTTCTTTATAAG GAAGGTGTTTTTAGAATTGATCGATTGGAGTCTCTTCTATCTGAG TCCCTTCGTGCCAGAACAGGAAAGGACTTGGTTCAGAATCAAAAAGGTGCTGATTCCAGGGTGGTTATCAAGCAAGTCCTTTCCTTTATGCTAACTGAAAAG GGTTCTTTTGTGAGGGATATGCTACTTCAAGAATTGGCAAAG GGATTAGACGCACTTGGGCTAGCTTTATCTTCTGCAGCAACTGCAAGGCTCCCTCTTGGTATAACTTTATCATCATCCAGAATGACAGAGGAAGATAAAACTAACTTGAGAACCTTGTATCGCCTTTTGCTACTGATGTCGAAGGTTCAAGAAACAGGCAACTCGAGGAGG GGAGTTGGAGTTGGAGTTGGCCAACAAAAGAATGAAGAAATAAACTTGGAGGATGTCTCATCAGTGTTGAATCAACTTGCTTCCATTGATGAGGTTCTACCTATCCTTTCCATTATTCCCGAg CTTCCACCTGAATCACAACAGCGGTTGCTAAATCTTCCGGTGGATCTATCAGGGCGGTTAATTTCGCGGGCCGCCGCAAGGACTATCAGAAGAGTTTTTGTATAG
- the LOC133804166 gene encoding uncharacterized aarF domain-containing protein kinase At1g71810, chloroplastic isoform X4, which produces MPHLLQSSLSLPPFPANFSKPHSLRHRSPPSQSIVLPRSRRRLRSFLRPASASGDVDAFTEKSGYLFELSVSEADSLAAYDISKIADIFKRRPFLVARRLFQIGTTFGKWFALRYVDSLMERSDQMFEVRAAELRKILVELGPAYIKIAQAVSSRADLIPPSYLEELSLLQDQISPFSTQDAITIIEQELGLQIDDIFSEISPEPVAAASLGQVYQARLLQKGQLVAVKVQRPGVQAAISLDILILRYLARLIKRAGKLNTDLQAVVDEWASSLFREMDYRQEAQNGVKFRQLYGNIPDVVVPEMYVGLTTRRVLIMEWVEGQKLSGVKDLSLIEVGVYCSFNQLLEYGFYHADPHPGNLLRTNDGKLAYIDFGMMGEFKQELRDGFIEACLHLVNRDFESLARDFITLGLIPPTADKVAVTKALTGVFQNAVAKGVSNVSFSDLSGNLGVTMYKFKFRIPSYFSLVIRRYRNVFEMSNGPRLLLPYHLAVLEGIAISSNPDYKVLGSTYPWIARKVLTDSSPKLKSSLQSLLYKEGVFRIDRLESLLSESLRARTGKDLVQNQKGFFCEGYATSRIGKGIRRTWASFIFCSNCKAPSWYNFIIIQNDRGR; this is translated from the exons ATGCCACACCTCCTCCAATCTTCGCTTTCTCTCCCTCCGTTTCCCGCCAATTTCTCCAAACCACACTCCCTCCGCCACCGATCGCCGCCCTCTCAATCCATCGTTCTCCCTCGCTCCCGCCGCCGCCTCCGCTCCTTTCTCCGGCCAGCCTCTGCTTCCGGAGATGTCGACGCCTTCACGGAAAAGTCTGGTTACCTCTTCGAGCTTAGCGTGTCCGAGGCCGATTCTTTGGCCGCGTACGATATCTCCAAAATCGCCGATATATTCAAACGCAGGCCGTTCCTTGTCGCTCGTCGACTATTCCAGATTGGTACCACTTTCGGCAAGTGGTTCGCGCTTCGCTACGTTGATAGCCTCATGGAGCGGTCCGATCAAATGTTCGAG GTTAGAGCTGCAGAACTTCGGAAAATATTGGTAGAACTTGGCCCG GCATATATCAAAATTGCTCAGGCAGTCTCTTCTCGAGCT GATTTGATTCCACCGTCATATTTGGAAGAGCTTTCGCTGTTGCAAGATCAAATATCTCCCTTCTCTACTCAAGATGCTATCACCATAATAGAGCAAGAGCTTGGTTTACAGATAGATGATATCTTTTCAGAGATTTCACCAGAGCCTGTAGCTGCAGCATCCCTGGGGCAG GTTTATCAAGCTAGGCTTCTCCAAAAGGGACAGCTTGTTGCAGTCAAAGTACAACGGCCTGGAGTACAAGCTGCTATTTCCTTAGATATATTAATATTGCGTTACCTTGCAAGACTGATAAAAAGAGCAGGAAAATTGAATACAGATCTTCAG GCAGTTGTTGATGAGTGGGCATCAAGTCTTTTTCGG GAGATGGACTATAGGCAAGAAGCGCAGAATGGTGtcaagtttag ACAGCTGTATGGTAATATACCTGATGTTGTGGTACCAGAAATGTATGTGGGACTAACAACACGCCGGGTTCTAATTATGGAGTGGGTGGAG GGGCAAAAGCTGTCAGGTGTGAAGGATCTGTCCTTGATTGAG GTGGGAGTTTACTGCTCGTTCAATCAACTTTTAGAGTATGGCTTCTACCATGCAGATCCACACCCTGGAAACCTTCTTCGAACAAATGATGGAAAACTTGCCTATATAG ATTTTGGTATGATGGGTGAATTTAAACAAGAACTCCGTGATGGCTTCATTGAAGCTTGTTTACACCTTGTAAACCGTGACTTTGAATCATTGGCTAGGGACTTCATCACACTAGG CCTTATACCACCAACTGCAGACAAAGTGGCTGTAACAAAGGCTTTAACAG GTGTTTTCCAAAATGCTGTTGCGAAAGGTGTGAGCAATGTTAGTTTCAGTGACCTCTCAGGAAACTTAGGAGTCACTAT GTATAAGTTCAAATTCAGAATtccttcatatttttctcttgtCATTCGAAGGTACCGAAATGTCTTTGAAATGTCTAATGGACCTCGTTTGCTGTTACCTTATCA CCTTGCTGTATTGGAAGGAATTGCCATCAGTTCCAATCCAGATTATAAAGTTTTAGGCAGTACATACCCCTGGATTGCTAGAAAGGTACTAACTGATAGCTCACCCAAGTTGAAGTCATCTTTGCAATCACTTCTTTATAAG GAAGGTGTTTTTAGAATTGATCGATTGGAGTCTCTTCTATCTGAG TCCCTTCGTGCCAGAACAGGAAAGGACTTGGTTCAGAATCAAAAAG GGTTCTTTTGTGAGGGATATGCTACTTCAAGAATTGGCAAAG GGATTAGACGCACTTGGGCTAGCTTTATCTTCTGCAGCAACTGCAAGGCTCCCTCTTGGTATAACTTTATCATCATCCAGAATGACAGAGGAAGATAA